The genome window CACATGTAGGGGTCTCAGGGATGGACACAGGGGGCGTGGGGGCCCCCATGGGGTCTACAATGAAAAGCACTGAGAAGGGCTGCAACAGGGGCATGGGGATGGGCAGCAGGGCCAGAGGAACAAGCACCCACAGAAATGGGAGAAaacgggggggtggggggggatgcCCCGTCCGCCCCCGACTGCCATCACCACGCGCAGCACCCCCGTGCGGGGACGCCAGCACCACCCCACGGCTCCGGGTTCAAGTGCCACCACCCCAGCCCCGCTCTCCCCCGTCCGCCCTGTGTGTGCCCCTCGGCTTCGTCCCCGCGTGCGCAGAATGGCGCTGGGTTTGCggtgtgtgtccccccccagctgTATGTATGTACCAAGGATGTTATTTTACCAGGACTCCGGacagtattaaaaattaaatcaaaccCATGTCAATGGCGAGGGCAGCTCCGGccgtgccctgcagccccggcGCAGCGTCCGCTGGATCCACTTCTTGTGGCCCACCGCCGAGGTGGCCACCGGCGGCTTGAGGGGGTCGCCGGGGCGGGGGCTACTGAAGGACATCACCCCGGCCACCGCCGCCGGCTGTCCGCACACCAAGGGGCTCCCGGAGTCACCCTGGGTGGAGGTGGCAGTGGGGGCCTGGCCTCCTGCAGACCCCCGGGCACCGAGGGGGTGACGCTtggcgtcccccccccccccccccccccccagcccctcaccttGGTGGGAGCGGCGCCGCGGCGTCGGCCCTGGAAGCAGATCATGGTGGGGGCGATGCCGCCGTGCCAGAAGCGGCTGTTGTTGCACATCCTCGCGTccagcaccaccacctccagctcctgcagcgcGGCCTCCGGCTCCGTGCACCCGCCCCAGCCCGCCAGGCTGCACGCCGTGCCGGCCGCCGGCTCCCGCCGCAGCAGCGCGATGGGTCGCCGCGTCCTGCTCCGTGCCACCGTCCCCGACAGCTGCGGGCAGCGTCGGCGCCGGGTCACCCACcggctggggggctggggggcgggggtggggtggggggtagCAAAGCCAGcgcagcacccatgggtgcgtGGAGACGTCACCGAGATGTGAAAGTGCTCCGAggtgaggaaaggaaatggCACCCAGCCCGGCGCAGCGTGACAGCCTCGCCGCCGGCGGTGTTTCCTGGCACCAACCGTCCCACGGggaccctccccagccccgcagccggcGCGAAGCCcacctggagcaggaggaggtcGTTCTCCATCGTCGTACGGTTGTAGTCGGGGTGGGGGCAAGCTGCCTGGATGGCGAAGCTCTGTGTGGCCGCCCCGTGGTCCCAGAGGTGATgcagccccaccaccaccttccCAGGGCCCTTGTGCCTGTGGAACCCACGGGAAGTCCACGTGGGTGTCCcgacaaccccccccccccccccccccgtccccgcagcggggcaggatgcggccgcTCCCCGCTCACCTCTTTGGGATGCAGTGCGCGGCCGTCAGCACCCAGCGCCGGTGCAGCAGGGCTCCCCCGCAGGCGTGGATGCCCCCAAACTGCACCGACACCATGTAGGGCCGGGAGTGGGGCTTGGCCTCGCGCCCCCCGATGATCCCCAGCCGTGACCAGCCCCGGGCTGACGGGGGAAGGATAGCtcccggtgctgctgctggggagcggAGATAGCCGCTCTGCTTCTCCACCGATCCCTGTGGCGATGAGACCCCGCTGGCCACCCCGGCCCCCCCGCAGTGCTCACCCAGGCCGCCcgagggcaggggcagcagcagcagcagcagccccaggctc of Cygnus atratus isolate AKBS03 ecotype Queensland, Australia chromosome 26, CAtr_DNAZoo_HiC_assembly, whole genome shotgun sequence contains these proteins:
- the LOC118260867 gene encoding LOW QUALITY PROTEIN: granzyme M-like (The sequence of the model RefSeq protein was modified relative to this genomic sequence to represent the inferred CDS: substituted 1 base at 1 genomic stop codon), with the translated sequence MEARASLGLLLLLLPLPSGGLGEHCGGAGVASGVSSPQGSVEKQSGYLRSPAAAPGAILPPSARGWSRLGIIGGREAKPHSRPYMVSVQFGGIHACGGALLHRRWVLTAAHCIPKRXAGSGRMKVVVGLHHLWDHGAATQSFAIQAACPHPDYNRTTMENDLLLLQLSGTVARSRTRRPIALLRREPAAGTACSLAGWGGCTEPEAALQELEVVVLDARMCNNSRFWHGGIAPTMICFQGRRRGAAPTKGDSGSPLVCGQPAAVAGVMSFSSPRPGDPLKPPVATSAVGHKKWIQRTLRRGCRARPELPSPLTWGTPQPGDRTTGAPQDEPAGTTTSAQP